The Lycium ferocissimum isolate CSIRO_LF1 chromosome 1, AGI_CSIRO_Lferr_CH_V1, whole genome shotgun sequence genome includes a region encoding these proteins:
- the LOC132061618 gene encoding uncharacterized protein LOC132061618 → MAGVLVGNATESTPAATGSTPLDSSSPFFLHPSDSPSMTLVNTTFDGRGFAGWRRALLIALSAKNKLGFINGSCKSPSVDSPSFSLWTRCNDMVTSWLLNSLSQEIAASVLYSKTAESLWTDLEDRFGQSNGAKLYHLQKEISDLVQGNSDIAKVILQR, encoded by the coding sequence ATGGCAGGTGTTCTTGTTGGAAATGCCACTGAATCCACTCCTGCAGCTACTGGATCTACTCCTCTTGATTCCAGtagtcctttctttctccaTCCATCAGATTCACCTAGTATGACACTAGTCAATACCACCTTTGATGGTCGTGGTTTTGCAGGCTGGAGGAGAGCCCTTCTTATTGCACTCTCAGCTAAGAATAAACTTGGTTTCATCAATGGGAGCTGCAAATCACCATCTGTTGATTCTCCCTCTTTTTCACTTTGGACTCGATGCAATGATATGGTCACTTCTTGGTTGCTTAATTCCCTCTCCCAGGAGATAGCAGCCAGTGTGCTTTACTCAAAAACTGCTGAGAGCCTTTGGACAGATCTTGAAGATAGGTTTGGCCAATCCAATGGGGCCAAACTCTACCACCTGCAGAAGGAAATCAGTGACTTAGTGCAAGGTAACAGTGATATAGCGAAAGTTATTTTACAAAGATAA
- the LOC132061636 gene encoding uncharacterized protein LOC132061636: MPSSLKFQLPILVSLFFLSSFSFYATANFFNVDIIDELIDPLSASCVINGDITQPRVDLRQSGVHRYPVEIAVHHLNPTLLCNMTSGPRFGTFLLFDFNRDVPRCDIQHKRCTWNIRPEGLFLYFNFEQNLVFNWSMSSSSNL, from the coding sequence atgccTTCTTCACTCAAATTTCAATTGCCAATTTTAGTTTCCCTCTTCTTCTTATCATCATTCTCCTTCTACGCAACTGCAAATTTCTTCAATGTAGATATCATTGATGAGCTAATTGATCCATTATCAGCCAGTTGTGTAATTAATGGTGATATTACTCAACCAAGAGTTGACCTTAGACAATCAGGAGTTCACAGATATCCTGTTGAAATCGCAGTACACCATTTAAATCCTACACTTTTATGTAACATGACTTCCGGTCCTAGGTTTggtacttttcttctttttgattttAACAGAGATGTACCTAGGTGTGACATTCAGCACAAAAGGTGCACTTGGAATATAAGGCCAGAGGGTTTAtttctctacttcaacttcGAACAGAATCTAGTTTTCAACTGGTCAATGTCATCATCATCCAATTTGTAA